A section of the Candidatus Hydrogenedens sp. genome encodes:
- a CDS encoding glutamine--tRNA ligase/YqeY domain fusion protein, protein MSDNSYMNNEENKEGCGRDFIHQIIDEDLKSGRYTGVVTRFPPEPNGYLHIGHAKSICLNFGLAEEYKGRCHLRYDDTNPLKEEQEYIDAIREDVRWLGFDWGKHEYYASDYFEQLYEWAIDLIKKGKAYVCDLSPEEVRAYRGTLTEPGKESPYRNRSIEENLDLFQRMRAGEFPDGSRTLRAKIDMASPNLNMRDPVMYRIIRATHPRTGDKWCIYPMYDFAHGQSDSIEGITHSICTLEFEDHRPLYDWFIKEIGIYAPRQIEFARLNLTYTVMSKRRLLELVREGYVRGWDDPRMPTISGLRRRGYTPESIRQFCKLIGVAKADNTVDIALLEYCIREDLNKKANRYMAVLNPLKVVIENYPDDLTEEMEAVNNPEDPSMGTRKVPFSKVIYIEQEDFMENPHPKFYRLAPGKEVRLRYAYFIKCTDVIKDENGNVIELRCTYDPNTKGGNAPDGRKVKATLHWVSAKHAFDAEIRLYDYLFLKPDPSDVPEGSDWRSNINPNSLQVLSHCKLEPELRKLNIGDKVQFERQGYFCVDPDTTPEKMVFNRTVTLKDEWAKIKSKLDAHSK, encoded by the coding sequence ATGTCCGACAATTCATATATGAATAATGAAGAAAATAAAGAAGGTTGTGGTCGAGATTTTATTCATCAAATCATTGACGAAGATTTAAAATCCGGAAGATATACGGGTGTTGTAACTCGTTTTCCCCCAGAACCTAATGGGTATCTTCATATCGGTCATGCCAAGTCTATATGCTTAAATTTCGGTCTTGCGGAAGAGTATAAAGGTAGATGCCATCTGAGATATGATGATACCAATCCATTAAAAGAAGAACAAGAATACATTGATGCCATCCGTGAAGATGTAAGATGGTTAGGTTTTGATTGGGGAAAACATGAATATTATGCATCTGATTATTTTGAACAACTTTACGAATGGGCTATTGATTTAATAAAAAAAGGAAAAGCCTATGTTTGTGATTTATCTCCGGAGGAAGTCAGAGCATATCGAGGCACATTAACAGAACCCGGGAAGGAAAGTCCGTATCGTAACAGGTCCATAGAGGAAAATTTAGACCTTTTCCAAAGAATGAGGGCAGGAGAATTCCCAGATGGTTCAAGAACACTTCGTGCAAAAATTGATATGGCTTCGCCCAATTTAAATATGCGTGACCCTGTAATGTATCGTATTATACGAGCAACCCATCCCCGAACGGGAGACAAATGGTGCATTTATCCTATGTATGATTTTGCTCATGGTCAATCGGATTCTATTGAGGGCATTACCCATTCCATCTGCACATTAGAATTTGAAGACCATCGTCCACTCTATGATTGGTTTATTAAAGAAATAGGGATATACGCTCCCCGACAAATTGAGTTTGCACGATTAAATCTAACATATACAGTTATGAGTAAAAGAAGGCTTCTGGAACTCGTTCGTGAAGGATATGTCCGTGGATGGGACGACCCCAGAATGCCTACTATATCTGGGCTTAGAAGAAGAGGTTACACACCTGAATCTATCAGACAATTTTGCAAGTTGATTGGCGTAGCAAAAGCAGATAATACTGTAGATATTGCCTTGCTTGAATATTGTATTCGCGAGGATTTAAATAAAAAAGCCAATAGATATATGGCGGTTTTAAATCCTCTAAAAGTAGTTATCGAAAATTATCCCGATGACCTTACCGAAGAAATGGAAGCAGTAAATAATCCTGAAGACCCATCTATGGGAACAAGAAAAGTCCCTTTCTCTAAGGTAATATATATTGAACAAGAGGATTTCATGGAAAATCCACATCCTAAATTTTACCGTTTGGCACCTGGGAAGGAAGTTCGTTTGAGATATGCTTACTTTATAAAATGCACTGATGTAATAAAAGATGAAAATGGAAATGTAATTGAATTGCGTTGCACTTACGACCCGAATACCAAAGGTGGGAATGCTCCTGATGGTAGAAAAGTCAAAGCAACTTTACATTGGGTATCTGCCAAACATGCTTTTGATGCAGAAATTCGTTTATATGATTATCTCTTCTTAAAACCAGACCCCAGTGATGTTCCTGAAGGTTCTGATTGGAGAAGTAATATAAATCCTAATTCATTACAAGTATTATCTCACTGTAAATTGGAACCCGAATTAAGAAAACTTAATATAGGGGATAAGGTGCAATTTGAAAGACAGGGCTATTTCTGTGTTGACCCCGATACTACCCCTGAAAAAATGGTATTTAACCGCACGGTAACCCTTAAAGATGAATGGGCAAAGATTAAATCCAAATTGGATGCTCATTCCAAATAA
- a CDS encoding twin-arginine translocase TatA/TatE family subunit, with amino-acid sequence MWTPGMGELFIILIIVLVLFGGNKIAGLGRSLGTAIAEFKDAVKGGEEAKKESIEENKKEENS; translated from the coding sequence ATGTGGACACCAGGAATGGGTGAATTATTCATAATCTTAATTATAGTCCTCGTTTTATTTGGTGGAAATAAAATTGCAGGATTAGGTCGCTCTTTAGGCACAGCCATTGCAGAATTTAAAGACGCTGTCAAAGGGGGCGAAGAGGCTAAGAAAGAAAGTATAGAAGAAAACAAGAAAGAGGAAAACTCATAA
- a CDS encoding Trm112 family protein: MISQELLKILVCPETKQPLQLVDDELLKKINKSIQQGKVVNRDGDPVNENLDGGLIREDKKIVYPIINDLPYLRIGDGIELEKNHIV; encoded by the coding sequence ATGATTTCACAGGAATTACTCAAGATATTGGTATGTCCTGAAACAAAACAACCCTTACAATTAGTTGATGATGAGTTATTAAAAAAGATTAATAAATCTATCCAACAGGGCAAAGTAGTAAATAGAGACGGGGACCCTGTCAATGAGAATTTAGATGGAGGGTTAATAAGGGAAGATAAAAAGATTGTATATCCAATTATTAATGACTTGCCCTATCTAAGAATTGGTGACGGGATTGAATTAGAAAAAAATCACATAGTCTAA